The stretch of DNA ACAATGGCAGTGGTTTTCGGTTGCCTCTTCCCAAAGTCTTTCTCTTCACTTACTCTAGCAATAGCTGGCCATCAGGTCCACTCGGCATGGAATGTTTTTTCCAGTTTATTTTgtcaaactgaaaaaaaaaaaaaaaaaaaatcaaccacTGCAGGATGCAGCATTACTAATAAGTCCTCGGATGATGCGACACTTCTTCATCAGGTAGATTAACCCTTGCCATCAATGGCAGGACCTGGTCCCACTCTCTACAAAGCTCTCACTTTTGGTCGGCATAGGACCAGTTCGAATCTGCTCTCATCCTCCCTTCTGCCCCAGTCTGTTCAGCCACACTTTCTTATCTTTCACGTTCCAATAGCTCATCTTCAGTGTATTCTGGTTCAAATAGATATGGTTCAGGATCTGCACCAAAGTAAATATCTTCTGAAtcgtctctcacaaatgtctccatggttgcaaggcacatTCCCTTGTGTAAGCAGGTTGTCGCGTTGGTTATGTTGATAGAAGTTAGACTATTTTCAGgcgctgtgtaatatcattgtgcctgctgcacccatggtacggcagcaaagatCCTTGATtattattacgccagaatgagagtatagttccgaGCCacatcagcctagaaaatcacaccTTTTCATTTTCCGTTGATCTCAGTACATgctgtaactacagaagagttaagttttaaataagaaaaatatactTATCTCATACTACAAATGGTTTAGGAAAGACAACTATTTGAAATCAAGCAAGTCATTTTCCTGTTTGGGGCTCAAACGGGaataatttattaacattatcatGTGTTTATTTCGAACAGATTTGAAAAGCAAAGTACAATATTCAATAAATAAGCTTGAATCTTTACAGAAAGAGAATGAAGGCAAGTAAAGAGCACATTTTGTTTCTGtagtaattacacattttaatgtttttgatgacaatgagaaaaaaatggtAGTGTGTATTCACTTGTTCACAGACAAAAAAGTTGCCTTCTCGGCTGGACTTCTGGATAATGGAATAGGACACACTGGGCCTACTGGTATTCggaaaactctagtctacaaaaGAGTTTTTAGTAATATTGGAAGTGCCTATGACTCAAATACTGGTAAGTACTGCAAAGAGACATGATAGAAAGAGTGGCATGTAGTTCATAATCCTGTTCACCAGTGATGACATTTTCTGTGATAATTTACATGTCCCATACAGGTATATTTACAGCACCATTGAAAGGAGCCTATTTCTTCAGATTTTATGCCCACTGTCACAGTGGAAACAGAATGGCAGTCAGTCTTTTGAAGAATGGTCAAACCCAATGCTCTGTGTTTTCTTGGAAGCCTATCACCAATGGTAATGCCAGCAATGGTATTGTTCTCACACTGCAGGCCGGTGATCAAATCTACACACAACTTTGGGAGAACACCTGGGTTTATGATGATGACCACAGCTACACCAGTTTCAGTGGTTTTCTGATTTTCCCCTTGTGAATGTCTGAATTTTTTGATGTGATGTAAAAATACTTTTCAGTGTGAGTAAACTATATCCAAGTAAATAACCTCAACTAAACCACCACTCAAGTACAAAATTACAAATAGAAAAGctcttttttgggggggatggGAAATGTATGCTAAATAATAAATTGATGTGAAAAATAAACTGGAGAGGGACTATTGTCTCTGTGATAACATTACAaattctgttgttgtttttttttttagggagtcTTACatgagaaatacattttttcttaGTTCTGACATCCTTTTGCCATAAGTTTTTGTACCATTAAAATAGCCTCATCTTAAAACATCCTCCTTATTTACTCAATCtttaaaaaaagcttgtttGGTTTGTGGGATCTGTGACATCACACAAGCACATTTACATATGACTGCCTCTAGAACAAGATATCTATGATTAGTTTTTCATCATTACACCATAGGTCCCAGCCACTGGCATTCAGTCACTAAACACCTGACACCTCCCTAGCCCGACCTATGTTTTGGAATATTTGTTGTCTGAGATATTTGATGGCACTGGGCAGAACATACATGAATATTCATGAGTTTCATGTTTCATATTAGTGTGTGCTCTATGAATCACAGAaccattttcaaaaatgacatCAGCATCAAACAAAGtaaaaggggtagttcaccaaaaaataaaaattatcccatgagttacttaccctcaagcatcctaggtgtatatgactatcttctttcagacgaacactaTCAGATATATGTGTATATCTGATATACCCTTTGCACCTCCATTCTCATCATTGAATGCGTTTACATGCCGTTTATGCTTAATAAGCCAACAATGAACATGGTCATGTAAACGCGGTAACCCATTTTCTTTTAACGGAGTAAGGTCATAAATGGCTTAAGCATAAACTGGTCGGAACAGGTAGTTTTTTGGCTCTTAACCCGATTTTGCACGGCATGTACACACATTTACCTGCTTTCTGTCGGCTTATTGAAGTGCGCATGTGTGATACGTGACAGAAACGCATACTTAGTGCAGATTTAAACACATCTAGACAGAGCAATCGTTTTGCAGGAAAGTAAGAATGAAATATATCGCAAACGTAGACTCTTTCAATACACAATACTtttacaatttactatttctttccctcaatttataaatcatgtgcctgatttataaattgagggaacaaattagtaaatcaagCGCACGTTttaataaatcgagggaacgaattagtaaattgtgcgcatgatttagcctactattttttttcctgcatgtcatgtccaggGCTCTGTACGTGTGAAATACTTAGAGTCAGATGcacaaataattattaataaagtcatGTAAACACGGTTTACTTGTGTTGTCAGTTTACTGGTATGCATGTAAACAGGGAAAACTGGTTATTTAAATAAGCTGATATTTGTTAGTTATCAGCTTAATAGTGTTCATGTAAACATGCTCATTGTGTCATCATATCAAGGTACGCCTGACaacggaatgaatcaatactgaatttacttaagatGGACAATGACGCcgttttctttaagagctgctgtgcagccaaaattatttgttatcactgtaaagctgctttgacacaatctgcattgtaagaAGTGCTATataataaaggtgacttgagtGCAGGTTATTTTTGAGTTTTATTTCATAACCTAAAGAGAACGTTCCCAGAATGCTCCCTGCAGgttatagattttattttttataaccaaaCATAGGCTAATTAATGATGCAGATAGACCAAGATTCTAATGCTGAaatgtgtaatttatttttaaacatatagcctacaatATTTTGCAGAATTACATCTGAATCAAGTGTAATGCAGCTTTTAATAAGTTAGATTAGTCAAAATGCAATATAATTTTTAgagctaaaaaaatattaagccaAGGTTAAAGTGAGAAAAGAATATGTGTTTACACTTTACCTGAAAAGAAATTTGTCGGGAGAGCATGACCTCAAAATGTTTATTGTCATATACCTCACAAATAATGTATTATATCAACTGAATTCAAATTGAAATATTATAGCAGGACCTAAATGTTAACAAGTGTAATAAAGAAATGTTATGTTAACCGAGAAGTTTTTATTTAGTGACCAAAAGAGAGAAGCACGTATTTGGAACCAAACGCTGCCGGcttcttttttcattaaaaatgccCTTGTCAgtgttttcttttcaaaaaagaGGCCAGGTGTGAGAACACCCTAAGGCAGAAGAAACTTATAACAAGATACAACGACTGACAAAACACAAGGGCTTTTTATACACGGAACAAAACAAGCTTAACAATGTAGTGAGGGGGTGTGGTAAATTTTCCTAAAAAACACACAAGGGTAACTACAGGAACTAACAAGAGAGCTAGGGAAACAGGGCAAACATGTAGGGGAACCACGGACACAATAGGAGAAGGGaaaacactataaacacaataacAGTCCTATGTAAAACAGGGAAACACAGGCGACTTGAAATAATTTGAGTGTACATGTTGTTGAGTTTTATGTCATCCTGATAGCATAAGAATGGGCTGAACAAAGTAAAGTGGACAAAGTTCTTATTTGTAGTGATTCAGTCTCTGCTTTGTGTAGTTTCAAGTTGGGTATGACAaaaaatcattataaataaCTTTATGAAATAATGAGTATCCATTCAAGAACTAagcaggggtgcgtttcccgtaCAACGATGCAACTCGCTGGTTTaactaccatagtacgatgcatctttaaagaaatcaactagctagtcactactgtttcccgaaaccatggTACCTGTGTCGCAAAACCATGGTTTGAACCACATTGGTTGGAGCTGTCGTTATGacgttcttcttcttcttcttcgaTCTAATGGGGGACTGGTGCTATGAGCACATATCGCCACCTGCTGTAAATTTGGTTCTTTTCTCTTTTCGACTGCGCTTTCTTAGTGACGATGTGGAGTAATTACGTTAACAACTCAACATTCATTCTTTGcacaataaaatgtaaacatatataaacacaatattGTTTTCTCTGATCCCTGTGTACACCTGTTGCATATTTTGCTTAAGATCATTAGCCTACCTATTTAAGTCCCCTTGCCATACAGCTATGTGTTCATATGACCTATATGAAAATGACGCGAAAACCacaattttcaaaaaatgttaCAGTTCTTTTGGAGGAGGTggagaataaaaaaatacagctatTTTCAAAGCTGAAAAATTGTGTAACAAatgctgataaaaaaaaaatcctgggcAGAAATCACCCAAAAAATCAATGCTGCTGGCTATGGTTATGAGGGAAGCCCAGAAGAAGTTAGAAAAAAGTGGACGGACTTCGCAAGTGTGACAAAACGGAGGGCTGCAGCACGTAGAAGGGAAGCAAAAAAGACTGGTGGGGGTATCAACTCCGTTCCTCCTCTGACTGCAGAGGAAGAGAGAGTTTTGGCCATCCTGGGGCCTGAGGCCTTGGAAGGGATCCCTGGAGGCATAGATGCATGTGCGTCAACCAGGCCTTTGAATTCAAAGTTGAGCCCTGGAACATCAGGCCCCCTCCAGCCTGCCCCTGGAACATCAGAACCCCTCCAACCTGCCCCTGGAACATCAGCAATGAGTCCTGGTCTTGGGCTATTGCTTTCTTCTTCTGACTCCCCTCAGTCTGAGGCCTCCTCATGTGCTGGGCAACGTCATTCTGGCATTCCAGAAAACCAGCCATTAATCTCCCGCCAAAGGAGAAACAGGGGACGTTGTGGCTGCAGTGAGAAGCTGCTTCAGTCGGAGAAGAAGAAATTATCTGAACTCCAGGGAATCAGGAGAGAACTGAGGGCCCTGAAGGAGCAGAAAGGCCAACATCATCAGGAGGTTATGGCCTATAGGAAGGCTAAATTGGAACTCCTGCAACAACAAGCCATCAAGCCCTCTTTAACCATGTTTCTACCAACCGACAGTaagtgaaaattgtgtcatttacTCAGTATGGAAAGTCAAATCATGTG from Chanodichthys erythropterus isolate Z2021 chromosome 8, ASM2448905v1, whole genome shotgun sequence encodes:
- the LOC137025236 gene encoding complement C1q-like protein 4 gives rise to the protein MSNAEPETLKNMEERIQKLEETLTQVLCENADLKSKVQYSINKLESLQKENEDKKVAFSAGLLDNGIGHTGPTGIRKTLVYKRVFSNIGSAYDSNTGIFTAPLKGAYFFRFYAHCHSGNRMAVSLLKNGQTQCSVFSWKPITNGNASNGIVLTLQAGDQIYTQLWENTWVYDDDHSYTSFSGFLIFPL